A single genomic interval of Bacteroidota bacterium harbors:
- a CDS encoding PorT family protein, protein MTKLSILFVSLLLITASVQAQNYFGIKGGISFTSMSGGHLGIAYEDRGEIGGTTGLTAEFVINDYFSLAPELIFSRKGTEIYKGESNITIATRTDIYHFGYMEIPLLAKIGYDLDFMEVFVKTGPYLGFILGGMASEEGTGIIGKRELSLDQYFSDTERNQEFTKFDMGWYLGGGAAIYAGPGKVFLGLHYDIGFMEIAQDNPTYTYKSMGSNRAFIIEAGYLYEF, encoded by the coding sequence ATGACAAAACTTTCAATTTTATTTGTATCACTGCTATTGATAACTGCAAGTGTTCAGGCACAAAACTATTTTGGAATTAAAGGTGGTATCTCTTTTACCAGTATGTCGGGAGGACATTTGGGTATAGCTTATGAAGACCGAGGCGAAATTGGTGGAACCACCGGATTAACTGCTGAATTTGTAATCAACGATTACTTTTCATTAGCACCAGAATTAATATTTAGCAGAAAAGGGACTGAAATCTATAAAGGAGAATCAAACATTACCATTGCAACACGCACGGATATTTATCATTTTGGATATATGGAAATACCATTGCTTGCAAAGATTGGCTATGATTTGGATTTCATGGAGGTTTTTGTAAAAACAGGACCCTATTTAGGCTTTATTTTAGGCGGAATGGCATCTGAGGAAGGAACAGGTATCATTGGTAAAAGAGAATTAAGTCTCGATCAATATTTTAGTGATACAGAACGTAATCAGGAATTTACAAAATTTGACATGGGCTGGTATCTTGGAGGAGGAGCAGCAATTTATGCGGGACCAGGTAAAGTATTTCTTGGACTACATTATGATATTGGTTTTATGGAAATTGCACAAGATAATCCGACCTATACATACAAAAGTATGGGATCGAACAGAGCTTTTATAATTGAAGCCGGCTATTTGTACGAATTCTAG